The following coding sequences are from one Sphingomonadaceae bacterium OTU29LAMAA1 window:
- a CDS encoding isoprenylcysteine carboxylmethyltransferase family protein, which translates to MTCAAGLPGLAVLATGLLLFAVALVAVRWQRRSDRDPRRDAGRDLPSMIGIAVQALAFVAVTGSGASVKLDPLGAPALIAAAVTAILTGGALALFVWSTVALGDDWSLIARMRQDHRLVTHGPFAWVRHPIYTALGMVVIAIAVALGHPARLGIVLPVYALGTWLRIRSEERLLHTTFGAHYVAYATRVKRFIPGFL; encoded by the coding sequence ATGACTTGCGCGGCGGGCCTGCCGGGTCTGGCCGTGCTCGCGACCGGGTTGCTCCTGTTCGCGGTCGCGCTGGTCGCGGTGCGCTGGCAACGACGTTCCGATCGCGACCCGAGGCGCGACGCCGGGCGCGACCTGCCATCGATGATCGGCATTGCGGTGCAGGCGCTCGCGTTCGTCGCCGTCACCGGCAGCGGTGCCAGCGTTAAGCTCGATCCGCTGGGAGCACCCGCGCTAATTGCCGCCGCGGTCACCGCGATACTGACAGGCGGCGCGCTTGCCCTATTCGTCTGGTCGACAGTGGCATTGGGCGACGACTGGAGCCTGATTGCCCGGATGCGGCAGGATCATCGACTGGTTACACACGGGCCGTTCGCATGGGTCCGTCATCCGATTTACACCGCGCTCGGCATGGTGGTGATCGCGATTGCGGTGGCGCTGGGGCATCCGGCGCGGCTGGGGATAGTGCTGCCCGTCTACGCTCTGGGAACGTGGCTACGGATCCGCAGCGAGGAACGGCTGCTCCACACAACGTTTGGCGCCCACTATGTCGCCTATGCTACGCGGGTGAAGCGGTTCATCCCCGGCTTTTTGTGA
- a CDS encoding ionic transporter y4hA, whose amino-acid sequence MGLPPWAILFPAVGIPAVLLSIYGMGTAGTGVAAIILIGSVVAAVHHAEVVAHRVGEPFGTLVLAVAVTVIEVSLIVSLMLSGSGDVAALARDTVFAAIMIILNFIIGICLLTGGLKHGEQRFTLRGISAALATLAALVVLSLILPNYTTSAAGPTYAPSQLIFVAIVSLVLYGTFVLVQTVRHRDYFLPAGDIEPEAHAPPPTDRTAWVAFGILLVALVVVVMLAKGLSSQVEDAIYAAGLPHAIVGVVIAALVLAPESLAAVNAARRDRLQTSLNLALGSALATIGLTIPAVAIVSLMLGLPLALGIGAKGMTLLALSLFVTTISLGTGRTTVLQGVVHLVIFAAYLFTTVIP is encoded by the coding sequence ATGGGGCTTCCGCCTTGGGCGATCCTGTTTCCCGCGGTAGGCATTCCGGCGGTGCTGCTATCGATTTACGGCATGGGGACCGCCGGCACAGGTGTCGCGGCGATCATCCTGATCGGTTCGGTCGTCGCCGCGGTCCATCATGCTGAGGTCGTCGCCCACCGCGTCGGTGAACCGTTCGGTACGCTGGTGCTGGCGGTCGCTGTGACGGTGATCGAGGTGTCGCTGATTGTGTCTTTGATGCTGTCGGGGTCGGGTGATGTCGCCGCGCTGGCCCGTGATACGGTATTCGCCGCAATAATGATCATCCTCAACTTCATCATCGGCATCTGCCTGCTGACCGGCGGGCTGAAGCATGGCGAGCAACGTTTCACGTTGCGCGGGATCAGCGCCGCGCTGGCGACGCTTGCGGCGCTGGTGGTGTTGTCACTGATCCTGCCGAACTACACGACCAGCGCCGCGGGGCCGACCTACGCGCCATCGCAGCTGATCTTCGTCGCGATCGTCAGCCTGGTCCTATATGGCACATTCGTGTTGGTGCAGACGGTACGCCACCGCGATTACTTCCTGCCGGCCGGCGATATCGAGCCAGAGGCGCATGCGCCGCCGCCGACCGACCGGACGGCATGGGTCGCGTTCGGCATTCTGTTGGTCGCGCTGGTCGTCGTTGTGATGCTGGCCAAGGGGCTGTCGTCGCAGGTCGAGGATGCGATCTACGCCGCGGGACTACCGCACGCGATCGTCGGCGTCGTCATTGCCGCGCTGGTACTTGCGCCGGAAAGCCTCGCCGCGGTCAATGCGGCGCGGCGCGACCGGTTGCAAACGAGCCTCAATCTAGCGCTGGGATCTGCGCTGGCGACGATCGGCCTGACGATTCCTGCGGTCGCGATTGTCAGCCTGATGCTCGGCTTGCCACTGGCCCTTGGCATCGGGGCGAAGGGGATGACGTTGCTGGCGCTGTCGTTGTTCGTGACGACCATTTCGCTCGGTACCGGGCGAACGACGGTATTGCAGGGCGTCGTTCACCTCGTGATCTTCGCTGCCTATCTATTCACGACAGTGATTCCCTGA